The Streptomyces cyaneogriseus subsp. noncyanogenus region CAGACCTTCCAGGGCATCGAGCCCACGGCCACCCTCCGCGACGCGGACGACCGGTCCGTCCTGGCCACGTTCACGCCCCCGCGCCTGGGCACCGAGACGGCCCTGGTGATCGTGGAGATCTATCTGCGCAACGGCCAGTGGAAGGCCCGCGCGGTCGGCCAGGGATACGCCAACGGTCTCGCGGGCATCGCCACCGACTTCGGCGTGACGGTGGAGGAACCGGCCGCCCCCGCCCAGCCGGCCGCCCCCGCCCAGCCGGCGGCGCCCCCGCGGCAGGTCGCCCCGCCCCCGGCCGCCGCGCAGCCCCCGGTGACCCCGCAGGCGCCGCCCGCCCCGGCCGCCGCCCCGGCCGCGCCCGCCCCCGGCGCCGGGAAGATCAACCTGGACAAGGGCCGCGTCAGCCTCCAGAAGAACCAGACCGTCTCCCTCGTCAAGGGCGGCCGGCCCCTGCTCTCGCAGGTCAAGATGGGACTGGGCTGGGAACCGGCCTACCGCGGCAAGGACATCGACCTGGACGCGTCGGTCATCGCCTACGGCCCGCAGCGCAACCACATCGACAGCTGCTACTTCGGCAAGCTCCAGATCGTGAACGGCGCCATCCGGCACTCCGGCGACAACCTCACGGGCGAGGGCGGCGGCGACGACGAGGTGATCACCGTCGACCTCGGGCGGCTGCCGCAGGAGGTCACCGGCCTGGTCTTCACCGTCAACTCCTTCTCCGGCCAGAAGTTCACGCAGGTCGCCAAGGCGTACTGCCGCCTGCTGGACGCCGCGACCGGCGAGGAACTGGTCCGCTTCGACCTCACCAACGCCGAGCCGCAGACCGGCGTGATGATGGCCAAGCTGATCCGCCAGTTCTCCGGGGAGTGGGACATGACGGCGATGGGCGAGTTCGTGAAGTCGCGCACCGTGCGCGGGATGGTGAAGCCCGCGGCCCAGGCCCTGTAGCGGCACGGACGACCCCGGTGGCGCCCCCGGCCCCGGCCCAGGGGGCGCCCGGTGTCCCGCGCCGGGGCCCGGCCGTCAGCCTCCGGCGCCCGGCCGCAGCCCTTCCGTCAGCAGCGACAGATACCGGCGGATGGCCCTGCCCTCCCCGTCCGCCAGCTCCGAGGCGGTCGCCACGCCGTGGGCCAGCCGCAGCACCTCGACCGGCTCGACGTCCCGCCGCAGGGTCCCCTCCCGCTGGGCCGCCGCGACGAGCCGGGCCGCCGCCGCCTTCACCGCGTCACCGCAGACGGTGGCGACCGGGGAACCGCCGTCCGTGACGGCCGAACCCAGCAGCGCCTTCAGCCCGCGCACCCGGATCATCCCGGCGGCCAGCTCGTTCAGCCATTCCAGCAGCGCCTGGCCCGGCGGCAGTGCGTCCGCGAGCACCGCGGCCCGCGCCGCGATCGCCTCGATCCGGTCCAGGTACGCGGCCTCCAGCAGCGCCCGGCGGGTGGGGAAGTGCCGGTACAGGGTGCCCGAGCCGACCCCCGCCCGCTTGGCGATCTCGTCCAGCGACGCGCTCTCCCCGTGCTCGGCGAACGCCTCGGCGGCCACCTTCAGCAATCGCTCGTGATTGCGCCGGGCGTCCGCCCTCATGGGCCTGACCCGCGTCATCCCGCCACTCCTCGCCGACCTGGGCCGCTGCGCGTTCATCGTATCGGGCGGCCGGAGCCCGGCGGCGTACGGCGGTCCTCCCCGGCGCCCCGGGCAGGCGGGGCACCGGCGGGGCGGGTGCCTACCGCCGCTGCCGCTTCCAGGGGCCCGTGATGGCGAGCAGGACGCCGGGCTTCTGGATGCAGGCGAACAGGGTCCTGCCGTCCGGCGAGAAGGTGACACCGGCGAACTCGCTGTACTCGGGCGCCTCCTCGGTGCCGATGTTCAGCTCGTTGCGGGCGATCGGGTAGGTGCGGCCGCTGTCGGTGGCGCCGAACAGGTGCTGGACGCCGTCGCCGTCCTCGGCGACGACGAGACCGCCGTAGGGGGAGACGGTGATGTTGTCGGGGCCGTCGAGGGCGCCGTCCCGGGCGGGGCCGGCGTCGACGCCGAGCAGGATCTTCAGGGTGAGGGTGCGGCGCCTGGGGTCGTAGAACCAGACCTGGCCGTCGTGCTCGGCACCGGGGCTCTCGGCGCGGGCGAAGGAGGAGACGACGTAGGCGCCGCCGTCCCCCCACCACATGCCCTCCAGCTTGCGGGCCCGGGTGACCTGACCGTCGGTGAACTGCTTGCGCACGGAGGTCGTCCGCGCGTCGCGGTCGGGGACGTCGATCCAGTCGACGCCGTAGACGGTCCCGATCCGCGTGGCCCGGGAGAGGTCGTCGACGAACCGGCCGCCGGAGTCGAAGCACTTGAACGCCTGGAGGCGCCCCGCGTCGTCGGGCAGCCCGCGCAGCCGGCCGCGGCCGTGCCGGAAGCCCTCCGGCGGGGTCCAGCGGTACAGCAGGCCGTTGGGGTTGGAGGCGTCCTCGGTGAGGTAGAGGTGGCCGCGCCCGGGATCGACGACGACGGCCTCGTGGGCGTAGCGGCCCAGGGCCTTGAGCGGCTTGGGGCCGCGGTTGGCGCGCCGGTCGGCGGGGTCGACCTCGAAGACGTAGCCGTGGTCCTCGGTCATGCCGTTGGAGCCGGCCCTGTCCTCGGTCTCCTCGCAGGTCAACCAGGTCCCCCACGGGGTGCTGCCGCCCGCGCAGTTGGTGGAGGTGCCGGCGATGCCCACCCACTCGGCGACCTGGCCGCCGGGACGGAGCTCGACGACCGTGCAGCCCCCGGCGGCCGCCGGGTCGTAGACCAGGCCCTCGGCGAGCGGCACGGGGTGCTCCCAGCGGGAGCGGGGACCGCCCAGTTCGTGGTTGTTGACCAGGAGGGTGGTGCCGCGGGGGCCGTCGAAGGCGGCGGTGCCGTCGTGGTGGGAGGGGGTGGGCTCGCCGGACTCCAGCCTCGTCCGGCCGCCGTGCGTGAGGACGCGGTACGTGAACCCGGCGGGCAGGGCGAGGATGCCGTCCGGGTCGGGGACCAGCGGCCCGTACCCGGCGCCGCCGTGCCGGTCCCACGGGTCCTCCGCGTCCTCACCCACGCTCACGGTCTCCGTGGACGCCAGCGCGTTCGGGGCGGAGGCCAGGGCGCCGACGCTGCCCGCCAGCGCGATGCCGGCACCGGAGACCGCGATGCGTCCGGCGAAGTCCCTGCGGGTGAGCGACATGGTGTCTCCTGTGACGGTGGGCGGGCCGTGGAGGATGGCGGACATGGCTTCCGCGCCACCGTTCCGCCCCCGCCTGAACGCAAGTTGAACAGCGCGGGACGCCACCGGACCCGCTTGCGTGAATCCGCGCGGGACCGCCGCCACGCGACCGGCCGGCGACACCCCTTCCCCGGCTCCCCCGCCTCCCGTTCCCGGCTCCCCCGGCGCGACGCCGCGGGAGCCGGACGACCGCCCCGGCGCCGCGCAGGCGGGGTCAGACCCCTTGCTGCGAGCGCGCCTTGAAGGCGGCCTTCCGGGCCTCCTTGGCGATCTTCTTGTCCGGGTGCAGCCGCCCCATCGCCTCCAGTACGTCCGCGGTGGCCGGGTGGCCGACCCGCCAGGCCGTGCCGAAGAAGCCGCTGTGCTGCCGGGCCAGCCCCTCCACCAGGGCCCGCAGCTCCTCGGAGTTGCCCTCGGCCGCGAGCTGGGCGGCGACCGTGTCGATGGTGAGCCAGAAGACCATCGCCTCCGACGGCGCGGGCACGTCGCGGGCACCGTGCTCGGTGAGCCACACCCGGGCCAGTCCGCCCAGCTCGGCGTCGTCGAGGACCTCCCGCAGGGCGGGCTCCGCGTCGGCGCCCACGAGGGAGAGCGCCTGCTGGCAGCGCAGCCGCCGCAGCGGCGCACCGCTGTCCGAGCCGCGTGCCGCGGCCAGCAACTCGCGTGCGGCGGCGAGGGGTTCGCGGCGGGCGAGCCACTGCTCGGTCTCGGCCTGTGCCGCGGCCGGCCCGAACGCGGCCGTCCCGTCGAGCAGCGCGTCGGCGCCCTTGTCCGCGAGCTCCCCGACCGCGGGGACGGCGAAACCGGCCTCCAGCAGCCGGGCCCGCAGCCCGTACAGGCCGAGCGGCGTCAGCCGCACCAGGCCGTAACGGGCCACGTCCGTGTCGTCGCCGGGCACCGCGGTCTCCTCGGCCCCCTCCCCCGTCCCGGTCTCGGTCAGGAGGGCCTCGTCGACCGGCCGGTACTCGACCAGGCCGATCGGCTCCAGCAGCCGGAACTGGTCGTCCAGCCGCATCATCGCGTCGGACACCTGCTGCAGCACGTCGTTGCTGGGCTCGGCCATGTCGCCGGGCACGAGCACGGAGGCGGCCAGCGCGGGCAGCGGCACGGGGCCCTCGCCCGGGCCGTCCTCGCTGACGGTGAGGAGGTACAGGTTGCCGAGCACCCCCTCCAGGAACTCCGCCTCCGCCTCCGGATCGAAGTCCAGGGACGACAGGTCGACCTCGCCGCCCTCGGCCATCGCGTCGACGACCGCGCCGAGGTCGGGCACGCTCGCGTCGGCGAGGACCGCCTCCAGGGCGCCGAGCCACACCTGGAGCACGTCGTGGGGCGAGCCGCCGGTGAGCAGCGCCAGGTCCGCGCCCGCGGCGACGGCGCCCTTCTCCTCGTCGGTGATCTCCACCAGCCCGGTGTCCACGGCGACCCGCCACGCCTCGCTCGCGTACGCCGCGGCCTCGTCCCCGCTCAGCCCGAGCGCCTCGGCCGCCGCGGGGAGCTGCTCGTCGACGAGCCCGCCCCCGGCGTCGACCCGGGTGTCCGGCCCGGCCCAGCGGGCCAGCCGGGCGGCCCGGGAGAGCAACGGCGTGGACAGCGCGTCGCGGGCCAGCTCCGCTTCGGCGTGCAGCCGCACCGGCGGCAGGGGGGAGCTGTCTGACATCGGCTGTTTCTCCTAGCGCGCCTCGAAGGCCGTACGTCCGCGTCGAGGGCCGTACGGCCGCCTGGGAGGTCCTGCGACCACCTGGAACGCCGTACGCCCGGCGGGCGACACGGCTCGACCGCTCAGCCTAGACGGGTTTGGCCCCATGCCGCCCGGTTCATCTCCCCGTCGGCCGCCGTACATGGCCGAAACCTTGACAACGAGCGCGGCCAGGCAGGAGATTGACGCGCGTAGAAGCCGTATCAGCCAGGGACACGTGGTCGCGCCCGCCACCCGCCCGCCGCGCAGGCCGTGCGGGGCGGGCGCGGCCATCCCGCTTCCCGCGGCCCCTCGCGTTCCGCCTCCGCTCCACCTCGTCCCGGCGTTCCGCCACATCCCCGGAGGGATTCCCTTGCCGACCACGTCGTCCGCGCGGCTGGCCGCGCTCACCGTCGCCGCCGTGTGCTCCGCGGCGTCCACCGTCGTCCTGAGCGCGCCCGCGCACGCCCAGTCGGTGCGCGTCCACGACATCCAGGGCACCACCCGCATATCCCCCTACGCCGGACGGCAGGTCGCCGACGTGACCGGAATCGTCACCGGCGTGCGCTCCTACGGCTCCTCCAAGGGCTTCTGGATGCAGGACCCGTCCCCGGACGCCGACCCGGCCACCAGCGAAGGCGTGTTCGTCTTCACCTCCTCCGCCCCGAAGGCCGCCGTCGGCGACGCGGTCACCGTCTCCGGCACGGTGACGGAGTACGTCCCCGGCGGCACCTCCTCCGGGAACCAGTCGCTGACCGAGATCACCCGCCCCAAGGTCACCGTCGTCTCGAGCGGCAACCCGGTCCCGGCCGCGGTGACCGTCGACGCCGCCTCCGTGCCGGGCCGGTACGCGCCCGACGGCGACAGCGCCGCCAACGGCTCGGTCAACGGGCTGCCCCTGCGCCCCGACCGGTACGCGCTCGACTTCTACGAGTCCCTGGAGGGCATGAACGTCCGGGTCGCCGACGTCCGCGTGGTCGGCGCCACCGACCCGTACACCGAGCTGTGGGTGACGGTGAAGCCGGACGAGAACCGCAACCGGCGCGGCGGCACCGTCTACGGCTCGTACGCGGCGCAGAACACGGGCCGGCTCCAGATCCAGTCCCTCGGCCGGGCCGCGGACTTCCCCGAGGCGAACGTGGGCGACACCCTGGCCGGTGCCACCGCCGGCCCGCTGGACTACAACCAGTACGGCGGCTACACCCTGGTCGCCCGCGAACTCGGCGCCCTGGAGAGCGGGGGCCTGCACCGCGAGACCACGCGTGCGCAGCTCCGCGGCGAGCTGGCCGTGGCGACGTACAACGTCGAGAACCTCGATCCCTCCGACGACACCTTCGCCGCGCACGCCGAAGCCATCGTGCGCCACCTCTCCTCCCCCGACATCGTGTCCCTGGAGGAGATCCAGGACAACAGCGGCGCCACCGACGACGGCACGGTGGCCGCCGACGAGACGGTGGGCCGGCTGATCGACGCGATCGTCGCGGCGGGCGGCCCCCGCTACGACTGGCGCGGCGTCGACCCGGCCGACAAGACCGACGGCGGCGAGCCGGGCGGCAACATCCGCCAGGTGTTCCTGTTCAACCCCGGGCGGGTCTCCTTCACCGACCGCCCCGGCGGTGACGCCACCACCGCGACCGGAGTGACCGAGGTCCGCGGCAAGGCGGCCCTGACCGTCTCCCCCGGCCGCGTCGACCCGGCCGACCCGGCCTGGGCGAACAGCCGCAAGCCGCTGGCCGGCGAGTTCGTCTTCCGCGGCCGGACGGTCGTCGTGGTCGCCAACCACTTCAACTCCAAGGGCGGCGACCAGGGTCTGACCTCCCAGTACCAGCCCCCGGCCCGCGGCTCGGAGACCCAGCGCCACCTCCAGGCGAAGGCCGTGAACACCTTCGTGCGGCAGATCCTCGACGTCCAGAAGAACGCGGACGTGGTCGTGCTCGGCGACATCAACGACTTCGAGTTCTCCACGACCACGCGCATCCTGGAGGGCGACGGCGAGTTGTGGTCGGCGGTCAAGTCGCTGCCGAGGAGCGAGCGCTACTCGTACGTCTACCAGGGCAACAGCCAGGCCCTGGACCAGATCCTGGTCAGCCCGTCGATCCGGCGCGGCGACGGGGTGGAGTACGACAGCGTGCACCTCAACGCCGAGTTCCACGACCAGATCAGCGACCACGACCCGCAGGTGCTGCGGTTCCGGCCCTGACGCGTCCGCGGCTGGGGGCGGGTTCAGGACGGCACGAGACCGAGGGCGTGGTCGTACCGGCTGCCGGTGAAGCCCGTCACGCCCGGGTACGTCCGCACCCGCTCCCACAACTCCGTCGCCGCACCGATGCCCTGGCCCGGCGCGGCGAGGGCCTCGTCGTAGGCCGGGGCGCTCTCCCACTCGGCGTAGTTGAGGACGTGACTTGCGTCGGCGCTCAGGTGGAAGTGGGCGGCGATCAGGCCGCGGTGCTCCGCCGGCTCGTCGGCGAGCGCCTTGAGCACGAGGCCGATCCAGTCCGCGCGCCGCCCGGCCGCCGCCTCCTCGAAGCCGATCCGCACCGTCACGATCAGGCCGGGGGTGCGGTCGTCGCCGGCGGCGCGCTCGCGGCTGCGGTGGTACCGGTAGCGGTGGAGCCCCAGCCGCTCGATGTCCGGCACCGCGGTGTCGATCTCGTCGACGCGCTCCTGCCGGTGGGTCTTCGAGAACGCCTCGTACGCCTGCTCGCTCGTCCATCGCGAGTGGTGCATGAGCGTTTCTCCGTCGTGCCCGGTGTAGACGTGGTAGGCCCGCAGGCCCTCGCTGGGCCAGGGGCGGCGCTCCCAGGCGCGGGCGATCGCCTCGACGGCCTGCCGCTGCCGCTCGGGGGTGCCCACGCGCCAGGTGCTGAAGAAGGGCGCCGCCACGTCCGTGCGGGTCAGGTCGGGGGGTGCTGCGGTACGGCGGGTCATGCCGGCCTCCGGGGTGGGTGGTGGGCGACGGGTGGTCGTCGCGCGCACCGACCACCTTTCAACCTCCACCTGACTTGAGGTCAAGCGCGGTCAGGCCCGTCTCCCGGAGAGGGACGCCCGAGGGGACGCCCGAGACAACCGAAGGGGGGCCTCGCGAAGGCCCCCTCCCCCGGTGCCGGTGTCAGCGGTGCCCGTTGTGCCGCCTGCGCAGCACGCCCGCCGCGACGACGGCGCCCGCCGCGGCGCCCGCGAGCAGCACCGGAGCCGGGTGCCTGCGCCCGGCCCGGACCAGGTCGCGGACGGGTTCCGGCACGTGCTCCACGGCGTGGCCCGCCCGGCTCGCCCGTTCCTGCACGGTGTGCCCGGCCTGGGCGGCGCTGCTGCGCAGTTGCACGGTCATCGCCCCGGCCCGGTCCCTCAGGTCGGCGGCCCGTGCCTTGGCGCGGCCCTTCACGTCGGTCTTGCCCGCCAGCTCCTCGACGGTGTCGCCGAGTTCATGGCGGGTCTGTTCGATCTGCCGCCGCAGCTCGTCGGGGCCCTTGGCCCCACCGGCCGTCCGCGCGGCCGGCCCGGTCCTGGCGGCATCCCCGCCCGGGGTCGCCGGAGTGGTCGGGTCCGTCGGATCCGTCATCGATGCGCCCTTTCCCTGATCTCCTCCACGTCGGCCCTGACGCTGCCGAGGGTCGCCTCGGGCGTGGGGGGTGCGGCCCGGCGGAGCTGGGCGCGTCCGGCCACGGCCAGCAGGCCCGCGGTCACGAACAGCACCGCCGTCACGATGAGCGCCGCGGCCCAGACGGGCAACGCCAGCGAGAGCGCGGCGGTGGCCGTGCCGGCCAGGGCGAACAGACCGACGTAGGCGACGGCGCCCGCGGCACCGAGCAGTCCGCCGCCGCGTCCGGCGCGCCGGCCTTTCTCGGCCAGTTCCTCCTTGGCGAGGGCCACTTCCTGGCGTACGAGCCGGGAGAGCTGTTCGGTGGCCTGACCCACGAGTTCGCCCACGGAGTGGTGCTCGTCGCGCACGGGCCTGGGTGCTGTGGTCCCGGTCACGGTGTTCCGCCTCCTCTCGGTTCGGGCCACCCGGGTACCCGCACCCGACCTCGCTACCCCTGCCCCGCGCCGCCCGCCCCGCGGGCGCCGAGCCGGGCCAGCTCTGACTGGAACCAGTCGAGGCGGGCCTGCAACAGCGCCGCCTCGGCGACCAGTTCGGGCACGCCGAACGCCGCCGCCACCGGCTCCTGGGGCGGGCGCGGCCCCGCCGCCCCGCCTCCGGCGACCACCCGCAGCCCGTCCCCGGCCAGCCGCGCGAAGGCGGCGAGGGAGAGGGCGTACCGGCCGCGCAGGCAGCCCTCGCAGGAGGGGGCGAGCGCGCGCCAGCCGGGCCGGCCCCAGCCCGCGTCGGCCAGCGCCACCGCGGCCGTGCCGCACGCGCAGGGCCCGGCGGTCGCGGTCCGCACCCGCTGGCGGGCGTAGCGGAAGCCGTGTTCGAAGCGGATGTAGGCGCCCAGGACCGTCACTTCCAGCAGGACGGCCGTGCGGTGCTCGGCCGTGCACAGCAGCGCCTCGGCGGCGGCCCGGTCGTGCACGCAGTGGAAGCCGCAGTCGCAGCGGCGCTGGGGCGGCCGGTGCCGCAGGCCGTAGACGCAGGACGCGTCGGCGCGGACTCCGTACGGCAGCGCGCCGCCCAGGGACACCCCGGTGAAGGCGGCCCGGGCGCCGTCCTGGGAGAGCACCGCGTGGGCGATCTTGTATCCGGTCGGCGGCTCCGCAGGGCGTTCCTCCGGAAGCCGCAGCCTCATCGGGCGGCCGGCACCTCTTCGGGCGCGGCCAGGGCGGGCTCCTGGACCTCCTCGGGAATCCGGAGCTCCTCCTCCTGGACCTCGGGCCGCTCCTGCGCGATCCCCGTGGCGAGTGCCTTGCCGAGCTTCATGACGCCTCCCATGACCCTGACGTGGTGCCGGTGACCGTCCCCGCCATGGTGCCCGAAGACGACCGCCTTGCCCATAGGGCCCCGCCCCGGCCCGACGGAACCAGGCCACGCCCCCGCACCCATCCCTGAAGCATTTCTTACGCATACTTCGTAGCAGATTTAAGTAGAGCTACAGCGTAGTGCCCGCGGAGACTACCGCCATGACGATGGACCGCTCCCTGCCCCCGCCCTTCGGCCGCGCGCTCTGCGCCATGATCACGCCCTTCACGGAGACGGGCGCCCTCGATCCCGGCGGCGCGGCACGCCTCGCCGACCATCTGGTGACCGGCGGCTGCGACGGCCTGGTGCTCTCCGGGACCACGGGCGAGTCGCCCACCACGACCGACGCCGAGAAGACCGCGCTCGTCCGGGCGGTGCGGGAGGCGGTCGGCGACCGGGCGGTGATCGTGGCGGGCGTCGGCACCTCCGACACCCGCCACACGGTGGAGCTGGCCCGGGCGGCCGAGAAGGCCGGAGCGGACGGACTGCTGGTGGTCGCGCCCCCCTACAGCAGGCCCCCGCAGGACGCGCTGGAGGACCACTTCCGGCAGATCGCGAACGCCTCCGGCCTGCCGCTGATGCTGTACGACATCCCGGCCCGCACCGGCACCCGCATCGAACCCGGCACGGTCCTCCGCCTCGCCGAGCACCCGCGGATCGTGGCGGTCAAGGACTGCTCCCACGACCTGCTGGGCGTCCAGCAGGTCCTCTCACGCACGGAGCTGGCGTACTACGCGGGCTGCGACGAGCACAACCTCGCCCTGTACGCGATCGGCGCCGCGGGCTACGTCAGCACGGTCGCCAACGTCGCCCCCGCCGGGCTCCGCCGCGTCCTCGACCTGTTCGACGCGGGCGACACGGCGGGGGCGGCCCGGCTCCAGCGGCGGGCGACGCCGCTGATCGGGCGGATGATGGCGGCGGGCCTGCCCGGCACGGTCACGGCGAAGGCCCTGCTCACCGCGCTGGGCCTGCCCGCGGGCCCGGTCCGCCCACCCCTGCGCCCCGCCGACCGGGAGACGGCCGACGAGCTGCTGGCGGTGTACGAGAAGTTCCTGGACTCCTGAGTGCCTGGTCTCCCGGGTGCCGGAGGTACGGAGCCCCGGCGGCCCCGGGGGCCGGCTCAGTTCCAGGCGTAGCCGTCGCCGAAGAGGAGCGTGTGCTCCAGCACGTCCTCCATGGGGTCGTCGACCTGGCCGACGTTGATCAGGGCCACCCGGGGGCCGTTGTGCGAGGCCGTGTTGGTCTCGTCGGCGTGCGCGGTCCCCGCCGGGAGCCAGCACACCGCCGCCACGGCGCCCGCCCCGGTCAGCCAGCGCGTCACGGCCCTCACCCGCTCGTTCGTCATACCAGGACCTCGTTTCATCGGTTCGGCGTCTGATCGGACTCTGCGTCCACCCGTTCATCCGCCAAAAGCACCGCGAGGTCACGCCGGTCATATGTACGTAGGGGGACCGGTGCGCCGTACGGCCGGTCGCGAACCGCACGGCCGCCGGAGATGACCGACGTCCTCCCGCTGCCGAGCGGTCGGCAGCAGGAGGACGTCGATCGACAAGGCGGCCGCCCGGCTCAGTTGTGGCTGTGCAGGACCTCGTTCAGCCCGCCCCACACCGCGTTGTTCGGGCGGGCCTCGACCGCGCCCGTGACCGAGTTGCGGCGGAAGAGGATGTGGGAGGCGCCGGACAGCTCGCGGGCCTTGACGATCTGGCCGTCGGGCATGGTCACGCGGGTGCCGGCGGTGACG contains the following coding sequences:
- the dapA gene encoding 4-hydroxy-tetrahydrodipicolinate synthase, which codes for MTMDRSLPPPFGRALCAMITPFTETGALDPGGAARLADHLVTGGCDGLVLSGTTGESPTTTDAEKTALVRAVREAVGDRAVIVAGVGTSDTRHTVELARAAEKAGADGLLVVAPPYSRPPQDALEDHFRQIANASGLPLMLYDIPARTGTRIEPGTVLRLAEHPRIVAVKDCSHDLLGVQQVLSRTELAYYAGCDEHNLALYAIGAAGYVSTVANVAPAGLRRVLDLFDAGDTAGAARLQRRATPLIGRMMAAGLPGTVTAKALLTALGLPAGPVRPPLRPADRETADELLAVYEKFLDS
- a CDS encoding alkaline phosphatase PhoX; this encodes MSLTRRDFAGRIAVSGAGIALAGSVGALASAPNALASTETVSVGEDAEDPWDRHGGAGYGPLVPDPDGILALPAGFTYRVLTHGGRTRLESGEPTPSHHDGTAAFDGPRGTTLLVNNHELGGPRSRWEHPVPLAEGLVYDPAAAGGCTVVELRPGGQVAEWVGIAGTSTNCAGGSTPWGTWLTCEETEDRAGSNGMTEDHGYVFEVDPADRRANRGPKPLKALGRYAHEAVVVDPGRGHLYLTEDASNPNGLLYRWTPPEGFRHGRGRLRGLPDDAGRLQAFKCFDSGGRFVDDLSRATRIGTVYGVDWIDVPDRDARTTSVRKQFTDGQVTRARKLEGMWWGDGGAYVVSSFARAESPGAEHDGQVWFYDPRRRTLTLKILLGVDAGPARDGALDGPDNITVSPYGGLVVAEDGDGVQHLFGATDSGRTYPIARNELNIGTEEAPEYSEFAGVTFSPDGRTLFACIQKPGVLLAITGPWKRQRR
- a CDS encoding antibiotic biosynthesis monooxygenase; the encoded protein is MTRRTAAPPDLTRTDVAAPFFSTWRVGTPERQRQAVEAIARAWERRPWPSEGLRAYHVYTGHDGETLMHHSRWTSEQAYEAFSKTHRQERVDEIDTAVPDIERLGLHRYRYHRSRERAAGDDRTPGLIVTVRIGFEEAAAGRRADWIGLVLKALADEPAEHRGLIAAHFHLSADASHVLNYAEWESAPAYDEALAAPGQGIGAATELWERVRTYPGVTGFTGSRYDHALGLVPS
- a CDS encoding TerD family protein, which translates into the protein MTPGSNIPLPTARVTVDVAAPVRLDVSGLLLTADGKVRSDDDFIFYNQPSGPGVTYRSGGGTAPDAITIDTAALPPGIEKIVVTASPDAAGQTFQGIEPTATLRDADDRSVLATFTPPRLGTETALVIVEIYLRNGQWKARAVGQGYANGLAGIATDFGVTVEEPAAPAQPAAPAQPAAPPRQVAPPPAAAQPPVTPQAPPAPAAAPAAPAPGAGKINLDKGRVSLQKNQTVSLVKGGRPLLSQVKMGLGWEPAYRGKDIDLDASVIAYGPQRNHIDSCYFGKLQIVNGAIRHSGDNLTGEGGGDDEVITVDLGRLPQEVTGLVFTVNSFSGQKFTQVAKAYCRLLDAATGEELVRFDLTNAEPQTGVMMAKLIRQFSGEWDMTAMGEFVKSRTVRGMVKPAAQAL
- a CDS encoding DUF3618 domain-containing protein, coding for MTDPTDPTTPATPGGDAARTGPAARTAGGAKGPDELRRQIEQTRHELGDTVEELAGKTDVKGRAKARAADLRDRAGAMTVQLRSSAAQAGHTVQERASRAGHAVEHVPEPVRDLVRAGRRHPAPVLLAGAAAGAVVAAGVLRRRHNGHR
- a CDS encoding phage holin family protein, whose amino-acid sequence is MTGTTAPRPVRDEHHSVGELVGQATEQLSRLVRQEVALAKEELAEKGRRAGRGGGLLGAAGAVAYVGLFALAGTATAALSLALPVWAAALIVTAVLFVTAGLLAVAGRAQLRRAAPPTPEATLGSVRADVEEIRERAHR
- a CDS encoding TetR/AcrR family transcriptional regulator, encoding MTRVRPMRADARRNHERLLKVAAEAFAEHGESASLDEIAKRAGVGSGTLYRHFPTRRALLEAAYLDRIEAIAARAAVLADALPPGQALLEWLNELAAGMIRVRGLKALLGSAVTDGGSPVATVCGDAVKAAAARLVAAAQREGTLRRDVEPVEVLRLAHGVATASELADGEGRAIRRYLSLLTEGLRPGAGG
- a CDS encoding endonuclease/exonuclease/phosphatase family protein — encoded protein: MPTTSSARLAALTVAAVCSAASTVVLSAPAHAQSVRVHDIQGTTRISPYAGRQVADVTGIVTGVRSYGSSKGFWMQDPSPDADPATSEGVFVFTSSAPKAAVGDAVTVSGTVTEYVPGGTSSGNQSLTEITRPKVTVVSSGNPVPAAVTVDAASVPGRYAPDGDSAANGSVNGLPLRPDRYALDFYESLEGMNVRVADVRVVGATDPYTELWVTVKPDENRNRRGGTVYGSYAAQNTGRLQIQSLGRAADFPEANVGDTLAGATAGPLDYNQYGGYTLVARELGALESGGLHRETTRAQLRGELAVATYNVENLDPSDDTFAAHAEAIVRHLSSPDIVSLEEIQDNSGATDDGTVAADETVGRLIDAIVAAGGPRYDWRGVDPADKTDGGEPGGNIRQVFLFNPGRVSFTDRPGGDATTATGVTEVRGKAALTVSPGRVDPADPAWANSRKPLAGEFVFRGRTVVVVANHFNSKGGDQGLTSQYQPPARGSETQRHLQAKAVNTFVRQILDVQKNADVVVLGDINDFEFSTTTRILEGDGELWSAVKSLPRSERYSYVYQGNSQALDQILVSPSIRRGDGVEYDSVHLNAEFHDQISDHDPQVLRFRP